DNA from Acidobacteriota bacterium:
CCGCTTCGCAGCCAGTGATGTCTGCCGGTATTGCCGCGCCCCGTCTCTTTCAACGTGCCATGCACATCAAGACGGCTGGCTTGCAATGCCGGAATGATGCCAAACAATAACCCGGTCAACACCGCAATCAGCAAGGTAAAACCGAGCACGCGAAGATCGAGATCGACTTCACGCGAACGCGGAATGCCATTCGGGCTGATGGCGAGAATTAAAGCGACGCCCCAATTTGCCAACAACAAACCCAGTCCGCCACCGACGAGCGCGAGCACCACGCTTTCGGTGAGCATCTGGCGAATAATGCGCCAACGACTCGCGCCCAGCGCCACGCGAACCGCCATCTCTTTTTGTCTGGTGGTGGCGCGCGCCAGTAAAAGATTGGCAACATTGGCGCAGGCAATCAATAAAACCATGCCGACCGCGCTTAATAGAATCCACAGCGCCGGACGAATGTCCTGCACATAATTTTCAAGCAACGGAACGATGCGAACGCGATTACCTTGATTGGAATCCGGGTATTGCTTTTCGAGATTTTCCGCGATGCTGTCCATATCGGCGCGCGCCTGTTCGATGGTTACACCGGGATTTAACCGCCCCACGCCATAAAGCCCCGGATGATTGCCGCGCTGTTTCCAGCTTTCCTGAGCCGAAAGCGGTCCCACCGGCACCCACATATCGACGCGGCTGGGAAAGAGAAAGCCTTCGGGCATAATGCCGATGACCGTATAGCTGCGATTATTCAAAGTGATGTCTTGATTGAGAATTTTTTCGTCGCTGCCAAAACGTCGTTTCCATAAACCGTGACTTAACATCACGACTGATTGTGCGCCGGGCTGGTCTTCGTCGTTGGTAAATACACGCCCGCGCCAGGCGTTGACTCTGAGAACCGAGAACAGGTCTGCCGAAACCTGTCCGGCTTGCAAGCGTTCAGGCTCGCCGATTCCTGTCAGGTTATAACTGCCGCGATTGAACACCGCGAAATTTTCAAACACACGGTTTTGCGCTTTCCAATCGGTAAAGTTGGGATAAGAGATGGACATCCCATCCATTTGTTCGCTGCGTTCATTCACCATCACCAATCGATCAGATTCTTCGTAAGGCAACGGTCTAAGCAACACGGCATTGACGACACTGAAAATCGCCGTATTCGCGCCGATACCCAAAGTGAGCGCCAGCACCGCTACCAATGTAAAAAGCGGCTGCTTCATCAGCATCCGCATGCCATATCGTAAGTCCTGAAAGAATGTCATAATTTTCTCCTCTGCAAATCAACCTGTGAATGGTTGCGTAACCTCAAAGAAGCCACACGGAATTACCGAAAATCACCTCTATCCATGCAGTTGCGCCGCTTTTTCTGCGAGCTTCAACACGGAAGCGTTACCCGTGGGGTTTAAAGCATCATCTTCGGTTGTCATCACCGTGCGGGCTTTTGCTTGATTAATCAGGCATGAAGCCATATCCGGCTTTTCATTACCGAAGCCTGCGGATTGCATTAACAATTCGCAAGCCAGAATTAACAAGAGTATGCAATGACTAAACATCTTCAAACCTTTCCACAAACAGGTTTCCATATCTTTCAGGCCGGGTGTCTCGCGCATTTGAGAAATCGCAGAAAGCATTAGTCAATTCCTATGCCATCGGGAGAGTTCAAAAAAATGCTGAAATAATTGATGTTATTGATTGGTTAGCGGATGAGCCTTGAACGTCGTTGTGCGCTTTTGGGAATTAGTTATCCCACATGTGCAATTCAATTCAACCCCGCAACCAAACGGCTTTGCTGGTTGCGGGGTTTTTGGAATTAAAAACCAAATGTTGAAATCTATTCATATCTGAGCGCGACCATCGGGTCGACTTTCGTCGCCCGCCTGGCGGGCACCAAACAGGCTACCAACGCCACACTTGCTAAAATTATAGAGACCAACGTAAACGTCCAGGGGTCTGTGGCGCTGGTGCCGTAAAGCAATCCTGACATTAATCGGGTGAGCGAAAAAGCGGCAACCAGACCAATAATCATGCCAATCACTGCCATGCGAATTCCCTGTTTCAAAATCAACTGCAAAACATCACTACGCTTTGCGCCAAGCGCCATGCGGATGCCGATTTCACGCGTGCGTTGCGCGACAGAATACGACATCACCCCGTAAATTCCCAGGGTTGCCAAAATCAGCGCAACCAGACTGAAGCCACTCAATAAAGTTGCTGCAACTCGCGCCGGAAACAGCGTAAATCCGAGATGTTCTTCCAGAGTCTTTTCGCCAAAAACCGGAAGATTTTCATCAAGTTTCCTGAATTCATTGCGCACCAGCGGAATCAATGGACGGGCATCCGTCACACCACGGACAATCAGCGTGGTATAAGAGTTATAGCTTTGCTGTAGCGGAGTGTAGGAAAAGGGTTGTTGTTCTTCGGTGATGTTCCAGTATTTTCCGTTTTTGGCGATGCCGATGATTTCCATAAACGGACCTTCGCTGCTTCGATAACTGAACCGTCTGCCAATAGCTTGCGAAAGCGATTCGGCTTCCGGGAGAAATCGCCGCACGAAAGCTTCATTGACCACCACCACACGCCGACTATTTTGTTCATCCTGCTCGGTGAATTCGCGCCCCTCAAGCACAGGAATTTCCATCGCTTTAAAATATTCGGGAGCCACAGACCCAACCAGGGCATTGGGAACATTCATGCCGCGCGCGGTCGGTTGTCCTTCAACATAGATGCCGTTATTTGAATAATTCCCACTCAAGGGAAAAAGGTCTGAAAGCGAAGCCGCTTTCACACCCGGTAGCGACCTCACCTGATTTAATATTTGCTTTTGAAACTGCTGTCCGCGCGCCTCATCATAGCCCTGCAAGCCAATATCAAATGACATCACGATGCCATTACTGACCTGAAACCCGACATCAAGGGTTTGCAGTTGCTTGAGCGATTGCAACACCAGTCCGGCGGCAACCAGCAAGATGAGCGACAGGGCAATCTGCGCCACCACCAGACTATTGCGAATCCGCGAACGATGGTGACCGCCGATTGTGGTTTCCGATTTCAGGGTTGAAACAATATCGGTTTTCGTCGCCTGCAACGCCGGAATCAAACCAAACAAAATAGCGGTGATGAGCGAAATTGCCAGTGAAAAGACCATCACCCGCCAGTCGATTTTTAATTCCAGAGTGACCGGCAAATCAATCGGGGGTTTGAGCGCCAGCACCGCATCAACAATCCACGAAGCCAGCAATAATCCGGCAGTGCCACCCAAAAGCGATAGCAATAAACTTTCGGTGAGCAATTGTCTGATCAACTGCCAGCGACTCGCGCCCAGCGATTGGCGAATGGCAATCTCTTTACTGCGTTTGGTGGCGCGCGTCATCATCAAACTCGCGAGGTTGGTGCAGGCAATCAATAAAACCAGCGAAACGATTGCCAGTAAAATCGAAGAGAAACTGACAAAAGCGGTGCGAATACTGGGCAGAATAAAACCCGGCGCACCGAGTGAAAGATGCATGCCTTCGTTGGTATCCGGGTACTCGTTGGCGAGCTGGGTTGCCAGAATATTTAAAGCGGTTTCGGCTTGCGGTTGACTCACTCCTTCCTTGAGCCGTCCGCTGACAAAGATATTGTGCGTGCCCCGCTTTTCCAACCAGGTGCTGCCGGGTTCAATCCACTCCAGCATGGTCATGGGGACAAAAATTTCCGGCGAGAAAATTAGTTCGGTTCCCGTGAATCCCTCCGGGGTCACGCCAATCACTTTAAAGGTATGCCCGTTGATG
Protein-coding regions in this window:
- a CDS encoding ABC transporter permease, with amino-acid sequence MTFFQDLRYGMRMLMKQPLFTLVAVLALTLGIGANTAIFSVVNAVLLRPLPYEESDRLVMVNERSEQMDGMSISYPNFTDWKAQNRVFENFAVFNRGSYNLTGIGEPERLQAGQVSADLFSVLRVNAWRGRVFTNDEDQPGAQSVVMLSHGLWKRRFGSDEKILNQDITLNNRSYTVIGIMPEGFLFPSRVDMWVPVGPLSAQESWKQRGNHPGLYGVGRLNPGVTIEQARADMDSIAENLEKQYPDSNQGNRVRIVPLLENYVQDIRPALWILLSAVGMVLLIACANVANLLLARATTRQKEMAVRVALGASRWRIIRQMLTESVVLALVGGGLGLLLANWGVALILAISPNGIPRSREVDLDLRVLGFTLLIAVLTGLLFGIIPALQASRLDVHGTLKETGRGNTGRHHWLRSGLVIGEMAMTLILLVGAGLLIRSFYQLQQVNPGFSYDNLLSFSVSLPQKKYQTDQQRINFFQQVIQNLQSTAGVEHVGLASGLPLGNNGWQTSFTIDGQPPPAPGQTPLLEACLVSPDYFKAMNIPLIRGRYFTEQDNRAHLTEEKLRGLSPDMASYMGLNAIIIDEEFARRYFPDEDPIGKHIRMGGTDPKNPVATVVGVVGRVKMDGLNTDSNRVQGYFPFLQTPQSGMTVVVKSSGDPVKMVAAARQQILAVDHDQPIYEIRTMDEIKSESISTERLNLTLLGIFAGVALILALIGIYGVMSYAVSQRTNEIGIRMALGAQISDVMKMVIGEGMKMAVIGLSIGLAGAFAVTRFMEGMLFGVKPTDLTTFAAVSVILAGVALVACFVPARRATKVDPMIALRYE
- a CDS encoding ABC transporter permease, whose product is MNTFLQDVRYGFRQLIKNPLFSVIAVLTLALGIGANTAIFSLVNTVLLRPFPVHHSDQLVSLNVEGKDGGISTFSYPDFKDFQERNEVLDGIYATRITPMSLSHKGSNERIWGYEVSGNYFEVLGIQAIKGRIFTNEADRVKLSSPVIVLSYACWQNRFGGDAAIIDKEVIINGHTFKVIGVTPEGFTGTELIFSPEIFVPMTMLEWIEPGSTWLEKRGTHNIFVSGRLKEGVSQPQAETALNILATQLANEYPDTNEGMHLSLGAPGFILPSIRTAFVSFSSILLAIVSLVLLIACTNLASLMMTRATKRSKEIAIRQSLGASRWQLIRQLLTESLLLSLLGGTAGLLLASWIVDAVLALKPPIDLPVTLELKIDWRVMVFSLAISLITAILFGLIPALQATKTDIVSTLKSETTIGGHHRSRIRNSLVVAQIALSLILLVAAGLVLQSLKQLQTLDVGFQVSNGIVMSFDIGLQGYDEARGQQFQKQILNQVRSLPGVKAASLSDLFPLSGNYSNNGIYVEGQPTARGMNVPNALVGSVAPEYFKAMEIPVLEGREFTEQDEQNSRRVVVVNEAFVRRFLPEAESLSQAIGRRFSYRSSEGPFMEIIGIAKNGKYWNITEEQQPFSYTPLQQSYNSYTTLIVRGVTDARPLIPLVRNEFRKLDENLPVFGEKTLEEHLGFTLFPARVAATLLSGFSLVALILATLGIYGVMSYSVAQRTREIGIRMALGAKRSDVLQLILKQGIRMAVIGMIIGLVAAFSLTRLMSGLLYGTSATDPWTFTLVSIILASVALVACLVPARRATKVDPMVALRYE